One part of the Longimicrobiaceae bacterium genome encodes these proteins:
- the gntA gene encoding guanitoxin biosynthesis heme-dependent pre-guanitoxin N-hydroxylase GntA, translating into MHDSALPAVAGDTPAHLRMRGMDALGRRVRADFEAFVNAPGFSCLGARAALHHDAYRFGAYGEMGGEAATSALSRDLAAFAEGHGEDDFASFVAVFLEHPAEAEAEFEARLWKQLRALHAADPSAEWDPAVSDDPADPHFSFSFGGRAFFVVGLHPASSRAARRFGWPALVFNPHAQFERLRADGRYGRLREAIRAREMALQGSLNPNLADFGEQSDARQYSGRAVEPGWRCPFRR; encoded by the coding sequence ATGCACGACTCCGCACTTCCGGCCGTGGCCGGCGACACGCCCGCGCATCTCCGCATGCGGGGGATGGATGCGCTGGGCCGGCGGGTGCGGGCCGACTTCGAGGCGTTCGTGAACGCGCCGGGCTTCTCGTGCCTGGGCGCCCGCGCCGCGCTGCACCACGACGCGTACCGCTTCGGCGCGTACGGCGAGATGGGCGGCGAGGCAGCGACCTCGGCCCTCTCCCGCGACCTCGCGGCGTTCGCGGAGGGGCACGGGGAAGACGACTTCGCCAGCTTCGTCGCCGTCTTCCTCGAGCACCCCGCCGAGGCCGAGGCGGAGTTCGAGGCGCGGCTGTGGAAGCAGCTCCGGGCGCTCCACGCGGCCGACCCCAGCGCGGAGTGGGACCCGGCGGTGAGCGACGACCCGGCGGACCCGCACTTCTCGTTCAGCTTCGGCGGGCGGGCGTTCTTCGTGGTCGGCCTGCACCCGGCCAGCTCGCGGGCGGCACGGCGCTTCGGGTGGCCGGCGCTGGTCTTCAACCCGCACGCGCAGTTCGAGCGCCTGCGCGCGGACGGCCGCTACGGGCGCCTTCGCGAGGCCATCCGCGCGCGGGAGATGGCATTGCAGGGCAGCCTCAACCCCAACCTGGCCGATTTCGGCGAGCAGTCCGACGCGCGCCAGTATTCCGGCCGTGCCGTGGAGCCCGGCTGGCGCTGCCCGTTCCGCCGGTAG